The following proteins are encoded in a genomic region of Ostrea edulis chromosome 7, xbOstEdul1.1, whole genome shotgun sequence:
- the LOC125653430 gene encoding uncharacterized protein LOC125653430 — protein MYKLCVRKDSVNYVYVKLEAVNYVYVKLEAENYVFSPAGAYTVNVHLTHLKATQWTLTQNPVPIVTPGVTKQLFFINFALIPPRGPQINGRRFVLPTSPLQTYPGIDAITPCGTCISNECDCTHILKFDLENIVEIVISAIGVVGISHPVHIHGHHFHVLKMGYPPYDPVTGNTTGPNPDIRCLNENCSEATWADPSWNAGYIPGVNLENPPLKDTISVPANGYVIIRLRADNPGIVRNFKSRLDTPQ, from the exons ATGTATAAATTATGTGTACGTAAAGACTCTGTAAATTATGTGTACGTTAAGTTAGAAGCTGTAAATTATGTGTACGTTAAGTTAGAAGCTGAAAATTATGT GTTCTCACCTGCTGGTGCATACACCGTCAATGTACACCTGACACACCTAAAGGCTACACAGTGGACGCTGACACAAAATCCTGTTCCTATCGTGACACCAGGAGTTACTAAGCAGTTGTTCTTTATAAACTTTGCCCTCATAC CTCCAAGAGGACCACAAATCAATGGCCGTCGATTTGTCTTACCAACATCACCCCTCCAG ACGTATCCTGGAATTGATGCAATAACCCCTTGTGGAACATGTATAAGCAATGAGTGTGACTGTACCCATATCCTCAAATTCGACCTGGAAAATATAGTAGAAATTGTTATTTCAGCGATTG gtGTCGTAGGAATATCACATCCAGTACATATTCACGGACATCATTTTCACGTACTTAAGATGGGGTATCCACCTTATGATCCCGTAACCGGAAATACTACTGGACCCAATCCGGATATTCGATGTTTAAACGAGAACTGTTCGGAAGCAACTTGGGCAGATCCGTCTTGGAATGCTGGGTACATACCGGGAGTAAATTTGGAGAATCCTCCACTGAAAGACACAATTTCAGTACCTGCGAACGGTTACGTCATAATCAGACTAAGAGCAGATAATCCTG gTATAGTACGGAATTTCAAATCAAGGCTTGACACACCACAGTGA